Proteins from a genomic interval of bacterium:
- a CDS encoding fumarate hydratase gives MREIDAKDVTATVRQLCLDAAYYLPEDVEKALRDFRAEEPSPVGRDVLDVIIKNAEIARDEEVAICQDTGYAVAFVTLGQEVRITGGGLTEAVAEGVRRGYADGYLRKSIVVDPLRRKNTGDNTPPVIHYDVVPGDALVIHFEPKGGGCENMSRVAMLKPADGVEGVRRFVLRVVDEAGPNPCPPTIIGVGIGGDFEKCAILAKKATLRTVGEHNPDPYYAGLEKQWLDEINRLGIGPQGLGGRTTSLWLAIETYPCHIASLPVAVNVQCHAARHKSVEL, from the coding sequence ATGCGAGAGATAGACGCGAAAGACGTCACCGCCACCGTCCGGCAACTCTGCCTGGACGCCGCCTACTACCTGCCCGAGGACGTGGAAAAGGCGCTCCGTGATTTCCGCGCCGAGGAGCCATCCCCCGTGGGGCGCGACGTCCTCGACGTGATAATCAAAAACGCCGAGATCGCCCGGGATGAGGAGGTGGCCATCTGCCAGGACACGGGCTACGCCGTGGCCTTCGTGACCCTGGGCCAGGAGGTGCGCATCACCGGTGGCGGGCTCACCGAGGCCGTCGCCGAGGGGGTGCGCCGGGGCTACGCCGACGGCTACCTGCGAAAGTCCATCGTGGTAGACCCCCTGAGGCGCAAGAACACCGGCGACAACACACCGCCCGTCATCCACTACGACGTGGTCCCCGGCGACGCGCTCGTAATCCACTTCGAGCCCAAGGGCGGCGGCTGCGAGAACATGAGTCGGGTGGCCATGCTCAAGCCCGCCGACGGGGTGGAGGGCGTGCGGCGCTTCGTCCTGCGCGTGGTGGACGAGGCCGGCCCCAACCCCTGCCCCCCCACCATCATCGGGGTGGGCATCGGCGGCGACTTCGAGAAGTGCGCCATCCTGGCAAAAAAAGCCACCCTGCGCACCGTGGGCGAGCACAACCCGGACCCGTACTACGCCGGGCTGGAGAAGCAGTGGCTCGATGAGATTAACCGTCTCGGCATCGGGCCCCAGGGGCTGGGCGGTCGGACCACCTCCCTGTGGTTGGCCATCGAGACCTACCCCTGCCACATCGCCAGCCTGCCGGTGGCGGTGAACGTGCAGTGCCACGCCGCGCGGCACAAGTCCGTCGAGCTCTGA
- a CDS encoding phosphotransferase, which translates to MSYNTFGAPDWEITPVGKTALEQALARHLSRAVAVENIVFAEPDPLSTAVGNGFAPRRGTVTTRGGRGEENRVDLFFKIPGEREVEALVLGHRLGMKHQPRILVSSLDIKSNGVESRALCYLFVPGQALGNGADGNPFTADSLPEGIVADMAILHASTAGHAEAYLRRGYTFVSRESLIEASVDDTAAYLDLPGMSAEAGALLSRATAVSAEAVELAAGEGPVVVHGELEPPNVVVGADGSGTLVDWGEMGLGWAALDLASCLGYEQLALYRKTAGDRNPSWNPPDERALAAARLVHALVHLKRFVRDSGGQPPSAVSVGALVGRLDETLTRL; encoded by the coding sequence GTGAGCTACAACACCTTCGGCGCCCCCGACTGGGAAATCACACCCGTGGGCAAGACGGCGTTGGAACAGGCGCTCGCCCGGCACCTCTCCCGGGCCGTCGCCGTGGAGAACATCGTCTTCGCCGAGCCCGATCCCCTGTCCACGGCCGTCGGCAACGGTTTCGCCCCCCGGCGGGGAACCGTGACGACCCGGGGCGGGCGGGGGGAAGAGAACCGGGTGGACCTCTTCTTCAAGATTCCCGGCGAACGCGAGGTGGAGGCCCTGGTCCTGGGTCATAGGCTGGGTATGAAGCACCAGCCGCGCATCCTCGTCTCCTCCCTGGACATCAAGTCGAACGGCGTCGAGAGCCGGGCCCTGTGCTACCTCTTCGTGCCGGGTCAGGCGCTCGGAAACGGCGCCGACGGCAACCCCTTCACCGCCGATTCCCTCCCCGAGGGAATCGTGGCCGACATGGCCATCCTCCACGCCTCCACCGCCGGTCACGCCGAGGCCTACCTCCGGCGGGGCTACACCTTCGTCTCCCGGGAGAGCCTGATCGAGGCGTCGGTGGACGATACCGCGGCGTACCTCGACCTTCCCGGCATGAGTGCTGAAGCTGGGGCTCTACTGAGCCGCGCAACAGCGGTGTCCGCCGAGGCAGTGGAACTGGCCGCGGGCGAGGGCCCGGTGGTGGTCCACGGCGAGCTCGAGCCACCCAACGTCGTGGTGGGCGCCGACGGGTCCGGGACCCTGGTGGACTGGGGCGAGATGGGGCTCGGCTGGGCGGCGCTGGACCTGGCCTCCTGTCTGGGCTACGAGCAGCTCGCGCTCTACCGGAAGACGGCCGGCGACCGCAACCCGTCCTGGAATCCGCCCGACGAACGGGCGCTGGCCGCGGCCCGCCTGGTACACGCCCTGGTGCACCTCAAGCGGTTCGTCCGGGACTCGGGCGGTCAGCCCCCGTCGGCGGTGTCGGTCGGGGCCCTGGTCGGCCGGCTGGACGAGACCCTGACCCGGCTCTGA
- a CDS encoding carboxymuconolactone decarboxylase family protein produces MTNATEDFRREREELNELVLSRGGKITKRFFSLDSQVYGEGRLPGGFKELLGLVASTVLRCEDCVTYHVLRCNDEGVEGEEFYEALEVALVVGGSVVIPHYRRAARLWEELRGKGGRP; encoded by the coding sequence ATGACTAATGCAACGGAAGATTTCCGCCGGGAGCGGGAGGAGCTCAACGAGCTGGTCCTCTCCCGGGGCGGGAAAATCACGAAACGTTTTTTCTCACTCGACAGCCAGGTCTACGGCGAGGGGAGGCTCCCCGGCGGGTTCAAGGAGCTGCTGGGGCTCGTCGCCTCGACCGTCCTGCGCTGCGAGGACTGCGTCACGTACCACGTCCTGCGCTGCAACGACGAGGGCGTGGAGGGCGAGGAGTTCTACGAGGCCCTCGAAGTGGCGCTCGTGGTGGGGGGCTCCGTGGTCATCCCCCACTACCGCCGCGCCGCCCGCCTCTGGGAGGAACTCCGGGGGAAGGGGGGTCGGCCGTGA
- a CDS encoding YihY/virulence factor BrkB family protein — MPHTPGNSVRDLLRRLPKPAQIWAGVKGFFRFLGGVLKSHFVTHQGSLSAAGIAFFLGVNLVPLVLLGVSVFGFILGSSGAAARTVTEALGGIIPESLGWAGNLLEKAVGARVEVGIVGLVVLLWLSSRLTDSVRRALDNIWGAGRKRRWWEGRLIALGMLLGVFVFLLAGTVLTGLLAKLAGSDWRLGGWEFPLARGLARIILLVVPYILTALFFFLVYRLVPTAPVSWQAASVGALTAALAYEAAKVLFSFYLADLARPDVYYGVLAGLVAFSFWSYYAATILLLGAELAYAVEGRRAQWKLRRRARGITDGLRDGTV, encoded by the coding sequence ATGCCCCACACCCCCGGCAACAGCGTCCGCGACCTCCTCCGACGCCTCCCGAAACCGGCTCAAATCTGGGCCGGCGTCAAGGGCTTCTTCCGCTTCCTGGGCGGGGTCCTCAAGAGCCACTTCGTCACCCACCAGGGCTCCCTCTCCGCGGCCGGAATCGCCTTCTTCCTCGGGGTGAACCTCGTCCCCCTGGTCCTTCTGGGGGTGAGCGTCTTCGGCTTCATCCTCGGCTCAAGCGGAGCGGCGGCCCGGACCGTGACCGAGGCGCTGGGCGGGATAATCCCCGAGTCCCTGGGCTGGGCGGGGAATCTTCTGGAAAAGGCGGTGGGGGCCAGGGTCGAGGTGGGAATCGTGGGGCTGGTGGTGCTCCTTTGGCTCTCGTCGCGGCTCACCGACTCCGTCCGCCGGGCGCTGGACAACATCTGGGGCGCGGGGCGCAAGAGGCGCTGGTGGGAGGGGAGGCTCATCGCCCTGGGCATGCTCCTGGGGGTCTTCGTGTTCCTGTTGGCGGGGACCGTCCTCACCGGGCTCCTGGCCAAGCTTGCCGGATCCGACTGGCGGCTGGGGGGGTGGGAGTTCCCCCTGGCCAGGGGCCTCGCCCGGATCATCCTGCTGGTCGTCCCCTATATCCTCACGGCGCTCTTCTTCTTCCTCGTCTACCGCCTGGTGCCCACGGCGCCGGTGAGCTGGCAGGCGGCGTCCGTGGGCGCGCTCACCGCAGCGCTCGCCTACGAGGCGGCCAAGGTGCTCTTCAGCTTCTACCTGGCCGACCTGGCCCGGCCGGACGTCTACTACGGCGTCCTGGCCGGTCTGGTCGCTTTCAGCTTCTGGTCCTACTACGCGGCGACGATTCTGTTGTTGGGGGCGGAGCTGGCCTACGCGGTCGAGGGGCGCCGCGCCCAGTGGAAGCTGCGCCGACGGGCCCGCGGCATCACCGACGGCCTGCGCGACGGGACGGTGTAG
- a CDS encoding tetratricopeptide repeat protein: MKKTVALLIILAALAPAAELTLTDEGQLTFARELCGRGEFFKAVLEYERLLHFFPSSSLADDAAFGVGLAYDGAGEYGVASSTYRQFLADYPSSDLVPRVRLALGRSLALGRDYADARLELEGLASESPPLESSGRARILCGLTYLPTWDLESAEGEFSRAAGDFPGDPAGALGDELARIAARRTELPRVNPGLASLASALVPGLGQVIAGDFWDGVLALTTNALWIGATWWAAEEGEFPAATLAGFIGAGFYLGNVYNAGQAAEEANRRAVAALAGEITLSVRRWEAENGSGLTLVPSP; the protein is encoded by the coding sequence GTGAAAAAAACCGTCGCCCTTCTCATTATCCTTGCCGCCCTCGCCCCGGCGGCGGAGTTGACGCTCACCGACGAGGGGCAGCTCACTTTCGCCCGGGAGCTCTGCGGGCGGGGCGAGTTCTTCAAGGCGGTGCTGGAGTACGAGCGCCTTTTACATTTCTTCCCGTCGAGCTCCCTGGCCGACGACGCGGCCTTCGGCGTCGGGCTGGCCTACGACGGGGCGGGGGAGTACGGCGTCGCCTCCTCGACCTACCGGCAATTCCTGGCCGATTACCCCTCGAGCGACCTGGTTCCCCGGGTGCGGCTGGCCCTGGGGCGTTCGCTGGCCCTGGGGCGCGACTACGCCGACGCGCGGCTGGAGCTGGAGGGGCTGGCCTCCGAATCCCCACCGCTGGAGAGCTCGGGCCGGGCGCGGATTCTCTGCGGCCTGACCTACCTGCCGACCTGGGACCTGGAATCGGCCGAGGGCGAATTTTCCCGGGCCGCGGGTGATTTCCCCGGCGACCCCGCAGGCGCGCTGGGCGATGAGTTGGCCCGAATCGCCGCCCGCCGGACTGAGCTGCCCCGGGTGAACCCCGGCCTCGCCTCGTTGGCCTCGGCCCTGGTGCCGGGGCTGGGGCAGGTCATCGCGGGCGACTTCTGGGACGGCGTCCTGGCGCTGACCACCAACGCGCTGTGGATTGGGGCCACATGGTGGGCCGCCGAGGAGGGGGAGTTCCCCGCCGCCACCCTGGCCGGGTTCATCGGCGCCGGGTTCTACCTCGGCAACGTGTACAACGCGGGGCAGGCCGCCGAGGAGGCCAACCGCCGCGCCGTGGCCGCCCTGGCAGGGGAGATTACCCTCTCGGTCCGCCGCTGGGAGGCCGAGAACGGCTCCGGCCTGACCCTCGTCCCCTCCCCGTGA
- the yidD gene encoding membrane protein insertion efficiency factor YidD, with protein MKAAWLSLMLLVSYAASQGPYAPPEGGFDETPGPVRLGLADVPVTAGGSESFMQAALAPLFGLWKYWLTGQNASFCRYEPTCSNYAYGAVSGHGPAKGVILAFGRLLRCNNHIPPARYPVLLYDYYAVLEAYGYPRFEACGAWEPLNFTVFAREARGHLWDPVP; from the coding sequence ATGAAGGCGGCCTGGTTGTCATTGATGCTCCTGGTCTCGTACGCCGCGAGTCAAGGCCCCTACGCCCCGCCCGAGGGCGGCTTCGACGAAACGCCGGGCCCGGTCCGCCTCGGCCTCGCCGACGTCCCCGTCACCGCCGGCGGTTCGGAGAGCTTCATGCAGGCGGCCCTCGCCCCGCTCTTCGGGCTGTGGAAATACTGGCTCACGGGGCAGAACGCCTCCTTCTGCCGCTACGAGCCCACCTGCTCGAACTACGCCTACGGGGCGGTGTCCGGGCACGGCCCCGCGAAGGGCGTCATCCTGGCCTTCGGGCGGCTCCTGCGCTGTAACAATCACATCCCGCCGGCGCGCTACCCCGTCCTTCTCTACGATTACTACGCCGTGCTCGAGGCCTACGGTTACCCGCGCTTCGAGGCCTGCGGCGCCTGGGAACCTTTGAACTTCACCGTCTTCGCCCGTGAGGCGCGCGGACACCTCTGGGACCCCGTGCCGTGA
- the accC gene encoding acetyl-CoA carboxylase biotin carboxylase subunit: MFNKILIANRGEVALRVIRAARELGIRTVAVYSEADRGAPHTREADEAVCIGPPPPGKSYLSIPRIIATAEITDADAIHPGYGFLAENPHFAEICEACRVTFIGPSPRTITMMGNKATARRTMMEAGVPVVPGSEGVIKTADEAASVAEEIEYPVIVKAVAGGGGRGMRIAHTPVALLGAFTTAQTEAENAFGDGSVYLEKYIVKPRHVEIQIAGDRHGNVVHLGERDCSIQRRHQKLLEESPSPAVDAELRQRMGDAAVSAAQAALYHSAGTVEFLLDASGKFYFMEMNTRIQVEHPVTEMRTGTDLVREQILVASGEKLSWTQEEITFSGHVIECRINAEDPLRNFTPNPGTITDFKAPTGDGVRVDTYAEPGANVSPYYDSLVAKLIVKGADRADCIARMRKALNEIVIDGIQTTIPFHLALLDNPRFISGDYDTGFLEEEKII; this comes from the coding sequence ATGTTCAACAAGATACTCATCGCCAACCGCGGCGAGGTGGCGTTGCGGGTCATCCGCGCCGCCCGCGAGCTCGGCATCCGCACGGTGGCGGTTTACTCCGAGGCCGATCGCGGCGCGCCCCACACCCGCGAAGCCGACGAGGCCGTCTGCATCGGACCGCCGCCCCCCGGCAAGAGCTACCTCTCCATCCCCCGCATCATCGCCACCGCGGAAATCACCGACGCCGACGCCATCCACCCCGGATACGGCTTCCTGGCGGAGAACCCCCACTTCGCGGAAATCTGCGAAGCCTGCCGCGTCACCTTCATCGGCCCCTCGCCCCGCACCATCACCATGATGGGCAACAAGGCCACCGCCCGCAGGACCATGATGGAGGCGGGAGTTCCGGTGGTCCCCGGCTCCGAGGGCGTAATCAAGACCGCCGACGAGGCCGCGTCGGTCGCCGAGGAAATCGAGTACCCGGTCATCGTGAAGGCGGTGGCGGGCGGCGGCGGGCGCGGGATGCGCATCGCCCACACACCGGTCGCCCTCCTCGGCGCCTTCACCACCGCCCAGACCGAGGCCGAGAACGCCTTCGGCGACGGCAGCGTCTACCTGGAGAAGTACATCGTCAAGCCCCGGCACGTGGAAATCCAAATCGCCGGGGACCGTCACGGCAACGTGGTGCACCTTGGCGAGCGCGACTGCTCCATCCAGCGCCGCCACCAGAAGCTCCTCGAGGAGTCCCCCAGCCCCGCCGTGGACGCCGAGCTGCGTCAGCGCATGGGCGATGCCGCCGTGAGCGCCGCCCAGGCCGCCCTATACCACTCCGCCGGCACCGTCGAGTTCCTCCTCGACGCCAGCGGCAAATTCTACTTCATGGAGATGAACACCCGCATCCAGGTCGAGCACCCAGTCACCGAGATGCGCACCGGCACCGACCTCGTCCGCGAGCAGATCCTCGTCGCCTCCGGGGAGAAGCTCTCCTGGACCCAGGAGGAGATTACATTCTCCGGCCACGTCATCGAGTGCCGCATCAACGCCGAGGACCCCCTAAGGAATTTCACCCCCAACCCGGGCACCATCACCGACTTCAAGGCCCCGACCGGGGACGGCGTCCGCGTGGACACCTACGCCGAGCCCGGCGCCAACGTCAGCCCGTACTACGATTCGCTGGTGGCCAAGCTCATCGTCAAGGGCGCCGACCGCGCCGACTGCATCGCCAGGATGCGCAAGGCCCTTAACGAGATCGTCATAGACGGCATCCAGACCACCATCCCCTTCCACCTGGCGCTCCTGGACAACCCCCGCTTCATCTCCGGCGACTACGACACCGGCTTCCTGGAGGAAGAGAAGATCATCTGA
- a CDS encoding N-6 DNA methylase — MESKVVIVPPGKIYDFVDGKFRDDTPEEYVRQNIEKRLVIEHGYPKEQIAVEFTIRTGSKRPRADIVIFHDKENRAQENIKIIIECKKEKTEPTQKKDGVGQLQAYMSSCPNCEWGMWTNGRQRFVYRKVVNEKGRIEFEEPNDIPSVDGSLENIERPKRTTLKRSVEDNLLFAFKTCHNHIYANDGLQKSEAFFELLKVIFCKIFDEHNIGHPLEFYAKSKERANPDGQLVIAGRIGRIFDAVKAQYPQIFEAADKIKLKPRSLAYIVSELQSYSFLGTDVDIKGKAYEEIVGSNLRGDRGEFFTPRNVVRMAVGMLEPTVDERVLDPACGTGGFLVVAMNYVGDVLRQAFEEELGKTQKEWSDTEKDTFARKIRQVAEENFIGFDLSTTLVKATKMNMVMNNDGNVNIFQCHSLLSPHEWEAHLREGVSKVLGIRASDIRNADTIGFFDVVMTNPPFGSEIPIRDATILSQYDLGYIWEEDKEHPGAWRRTDRLQSSVPPEQLFIERCVQFLRPGGRMGIVLPDSILGNPGLAYIRHWLIRNTIILASIDLHVDTFQPKNGTQTSVLFLQKKTDEQVRKEERTGKMRDYPIFMAMVDKVGHDKRGNKTYKRDKYGNEILEDDESSGEVETAANGTQVIRYKAKKRIEDDQMPLVVEAFRQWRKQEGISW; from the coding sequence ATGGAGAGCAAGGTTGTGATTGTACCTCCCGGTAAGATTTACGACTTCGTTGATGGGAAGTTTAGGGATGACACACCGGAAGAGTATGTCAGGCAGAACATTGAAAAGCGCCTTGTCATCGAGCATGGCTACCCGAAGGAACAGATAGCCGTCGAGTTTACGATCAGAACCGGCTCAAAACGGCCTCGGGCGGACATCGTTATCTTCCACGACAAGGAGAATCGAGCCCAAGAGAACATTAAAATCATCATTGAGTGCAAGAAGGAGAAGACAGAGCCCACCCAGAAAAAGGATGGCGTAGGGCAGTTGCAAGCGTACATGTCCTCCTGCCCTAACTGTGAATGGGGGATGTGGACTAATGGGAGGCAGCGGTTTGTCTATCGGAAGGTAGTTAATGAGAAAGGCCGGATTGAGTTTGAGGAGCCTAACGACATCCCTTCTGTTGACGGTTCCTTGGAGAACATCGAGCGTCCCAAGCGCACCACGCTGAAGAGGTCGGTGGAAGACAATCTCCTCTTTGCCTTCAAGACCTGCCACAACCACATTTACGCTAATGACGGGCTTCAGAAATCGGAGGCGTTCTTTGAGCTTCTGAAGGTTATCTTCTGCAAGATATTCGATGAACACAACATAGGTCATCCTTTAGAGTTCTACGCAAAATCCAAGGAGCGGGCAAACCCCGATGGTCAGCTTGTAATCGCCGGTCGTATCGGCCGAATCTTTGATGCGGTCAAGGCGCAGTACCCCCAGATATTCGAGGCCGCCGACAAGATAAAACTCAAGCCTCGGAGCCTGGCTTACATTGTAAGCGAATTGCAGAGCTATTCCTTCCTCGGCACCGACGTAGATATTAAAGGGAAGGCTTACGAAGAAATCGTCGGCTCGAACCTTCGTGGGGATAGAGGGGAGTTCTTTACCCCGCGTAACGTCGTAAGAATGGCCGTAGGGATGCTTGAGCCCACTGTTGACGAGCGGGTGCTTGACCCCGCATGTGGCACCGGCGGATTTCTTGTCGTGGCAATGAATTATGTGGGAGATGTGTTGAGGCAGGCATTTGAGGAGGAGTTAGGTAAGACTCAAAAGGAATGGTCAGACACTGAGAAGGATACATTCGCTCGTAAAATAAGACAGGTTGCCGAAGAGAACTTCATTGGCTTCGATTTAAGCACGACCCTGGTTAAAGCCACGAAAATGAACATGGTGATGAACAACGACGGCAACGTTAATATATTCCAGTGCCACTCTCTTCTTTCTCCTCACGAGTGGGAGGCGCACCTTAGAGAGGGGGTGTCGAAGGTACTCGGCATCCGTGCCTCTGACATTCGCAACGCCGACACTATTGGGTTCTTCGATGTGGTAATGACTAATCCTCCCTTCGGGAGCGAGATACCGATTAGAGATGCTACGATTCTTAGCCAGTATGATTTAGGATACATTTGGGAGGAGGACAAAGAGCATCCTGGTGCATGGAGAAGAACCGATAGGCTTCAAAGCTCTGTTCCACCCGAGCAACTTTTCATCGAGCGTTGTGTGCAGTTCCTAAGACCCGGTGGGCGTATGGGCATCGTCCTCCCCGACTCGATTCTTGGCAATCCAGGGCTTGCGTATATCCGGCACTGGCTGATTAGGAACACGATTATCCTAGCCAGTATTGATCTTCATGTCGATACCTTCCAGCCCAAGAACGGCACACAAACCTCGGTTCTCTTCCTCCAGAAAAAGACCGATGAGCAGGTTAGAAAAGAAGAGCGCACCGGAAAGATGCGGGACTATCCTATCTTCATGGCGATGGTTGACAAGGTGGGGCATGACAAGCGGGGTAACAAGACCTATAAGAGAGACAAATATGGGAATGAAATCCTGGAGGATGATGAGTCTTCTGGGGAGGTAGAAACTGCGGCGAATGGTACGCAGGTAATCAGGTACAAGGCTAAAAAGCGCATTGAGGATGACCAAATGCCTCTTGTAGTTGAAGCCTTCAGACAGTGGCGGAAGCAGGAGGGTATCTCATGGTAG
- a CDS encoding restriction endonuclease subunit S, translated as MVAPLHKEEELQTSVEVSQEDLQWSTVSLLSDVLTRRNKKVRLEASVFGIEGRHAREVLKQNKWPRNQLVGDTGLATAYYPSRFSRVYQEDKTYPFITPKQIEDIKPEPKGYLSKLCEVDLKGLMPSSGEVLVTRSGSVGRCAYVNKTLEEYAVSDDVIRLHAYQKCDSGYIYAFLRTKIGQTLVTTNQYGAVIKHIEPEHLENIPIPVPPNELKKKIHDLIVHSYELRDESNALLDEAESLLYKALNLPPIDKLKPAYLTDSGLRSYPVKLSEFDSRLDGSYHVPIINEILNVLQKEAAEVTNVGNPRISTKVILPNRFTRVYVEEGQGTVFFGHKQIFQVDPSDKKYLSVAYHRNKLENELVLKENMVLISRSGTIGKVMLTPKHWERWVINEHVIRVVPADNEIAGYLSVFLNSDYGWTLVTRFTYGMNVDEIDDMQVSRVPVPLLKDIEMQKHINNLALEANKMRTKAYYAEQKAIQITNEEVIYNAR; from the coding sequence ATGGTAGCGCCGCTACACAAGGAAGAGGAGCTTCAAACATCTGTTGAGGTTTCCCAAGAGGATTTACAGTGGAGCACTGTGAGCCTGTTGAGCGATGTGCTCACTAGGAGAAACAAAAAGGTGCGTCTTGAGGCGAGTGTTTTTGGCATTGAGGGGAGACATGCCCGTGAGGTATTAAAGCAGAACAAATGGCCACGCAATCAATTGGTTGGTGATACAGGCTTAGCAACAGCTTATTATCCAAGCAGGTTTTCTCGGGTATATCAAGAAGATAAAACGTACCCATTTATTACCCCAAAGCAAATTGAGGATATTAAACCAGAGCCCAAGGGTTATCTATCAAAGTTATGCGAGGTTGATTTAAAAGGCTTAATGCCTTCTTCTGGAGAGGTATTGGTTACAAGGTCCGGCTCTGTAGGTAGATGTGCCTATGTAAATAAAACCCTTGAAGAATACGCGGTTAGTGATGATGTCATTAGATTGCATGCATATCAAAAGTGTGATTCTGGATACATCTACGCCTTCTTACGTACAAAAATCGGTCAAACACTTGTTACCACAAACCAATATGGGGCAGTCATCAAGCATATTGAGCCAGAGCACCTAGAAAACATTCCAATACCCGTCCCTCCAAATGAGTTGAAGAAGAAGATCCATGATTTAATCGTACACTCCTATGAACTGCGAGATGAATCCAACGCCTTGCTTGACGAGGCTGAAAGCCTACTCTACAAAGCGCTCAACTTGCCGCCGATTGATAAATTAAAACCTGCATATCTGACGGATTCTGGTCTAAGGAGCTATCCTGTAAAGCTGTCTGAGTTTGATTCAAGGCTTGACGGTTCTTACCACGTACCGATTATCAATGAAATCTTGAATGTCTTACAGAAGGAAGCGGCAGAAGTCACAAATGTAGGGAACCCGCGCATTTCTACAAAGGTTATTCTTCCCAATAGATTTACGAGGGTATATGTAGAGGAAGGGCAAGGAACTGTGTTTTTCGGCCACAAACAGATATTCCAAGTTGACCCTTCTGATAAGAAATATCTATCAGTAGCCTATCATAGAAATAAGTTAGAGAATGAACTGGTATTAAAGGAAAACATGGTATTGATTTCAAGGAGCGGTACTATAGGAAAAGTTATGCTTACCCCGAAACATTGGGAGAGATGGGTTATTAACGAGCATGTAATTCGGGTCGTACCGGCGGATAATGAGATAGCTGGATACTTGAGCGTGTTTCTAAACTCCGACTATGGTTGGACGCTTGTTACTAGATTTACCTACGGCATGAACGTAGATGAAATAGATGATATGCAGGTATCTCGGGTTCCTGTACCGTTGCTTAAAGACATAGAAATGCAAAAGCATATAAATAACCTTGCTTTGGAAGCCAACAAAATGCGCACGAAGGCTTACTACGCCGAGCAAAAGGCGATTCAAATTACTAATGAAGAAGTGATATACAATGCGCGGTAG
- a CDS encoding 2-phosphosulfolactate phosphatase, producing MRVEVALGPGEWATAELDGRTAVVLDVLRATTTVTTALFNGAAAVVPFADLEECRAYKKIEPDVLLGGEREGVRPPGFDLGNSPLEYTPEKVAGRRIAYTTTNGTRALAACRGAEEVLLGALVNRRAVAERLAAGHRDATLVCAGKRGGSNLEDTYCAGAIIDSMESLAADGVDLSDRALIVLALFRAPDAGAVLERCEHGRALVGLGFSDDVAYCGRMDVVGTVGVLENGEIRAAR from the coding sequence ATGCGCGTTGAAGTGGCGTTGGGGCCGGGGGAGTGGGCGACGGCGGAGCTCGACGGGCGTACCGCCGTGGTCTTGGACGTCCTGCGCGCCACGACCACGGTCACCACGGCCCTTTTCAACGGCGCGGCGGCGGTCGTCCCCTTCGCCGACCTGGAGGAATGCCGGGCTTATAAAAAAATTGAGCCTGACGTTCTTCTGGGCGGGGAGCGGGAAGGCGTCCGCCCGCCGGGCTTCGACCTGGGCAACTCACCCCTTGAATACACGCCCGAAAAGGTCGCCGGCCGGCGAATCGCCTACACCACCACCAACGGCACCCGGGCGCTCGCAGCCTGCCGTGGGGCGGAGGAGGTCCTTCTCGGGGCGCTGGTGAACCGCCGGGCGGTGGCGGAAAGGCTGGCCGCAGGCCACCGGGACGCGACGCTGGTGTGCGCCGGAAAACGCGGCGGGTCAAACCTTGAAGATACCTACTGCGCAGGTGCTATAATAGACTCGATGGAGAGCTTGGCCGCCGACGGGGTTGACCTCTCCGACCGGGCCCTGATCGTCCTGGCGCTGTTCCGGGCCCCGGACGCCGGAGCCGTCCTGGAGCGTTGCGAGCACGGGCGGGCCCTGGTCGGTCTGGGATTCTCGGACGACGTGGCCTACTGCGGGCGCATGGATGTCGTCGGGACCGTGGGCGTCCTCGAAAACGGTGAGATACGCGCCGCCCGCTGA